A DNA window from Portunus trituberculatus isolate SZX2019 chromosome 47, ASM1759143v1, whole genome shotgun sequence contains the following coding sequences:
- the LOC123498130 gene encoding pancreatic lipase-related protein 3-like, translating to MDPAGPFFYNVTEEHRLDPSDAEFVQVIHTDACSILTVGIVLGEGRSEGKGGHLTICLGMRMQMGHVDFYPNGGKYQPACSFGFTGAGEARGCNHDVAQKYWLESINGETPFLAHPCQDWDAFQAGLCDTCGKGCLQMGFHVNKNLTGTYYLRTNSASPFAMG from the exons ATGGATCCCGCCGGTCCATTCTTCTACAACGTCACCGAGGAACACCGCCTCGACCCTTCCGATGCTGAGTTTGTTCAAGTGATCCACACCGACGCCTGTTCCATCCTCACTGTAGGTATAGTGCTCGGGGAAGGCCGGAGCGAGGGGAAGGGTGGACACTTGACG aTTTGCCTGGGAATGAGGATGCAAATGGGCCACGTGGATTTCTATCCCAACGGTGGGAAATACCAGCCAGCCTGCTCCTTTGGCTTCACGGGTGCAG GGGAGGCGCGGGGCTGCAATCACGACGTGGCGCAGAAATACTGGCTGGAAAGCATTAACGGAGAGACTCCCTTCCTGGCACATCCGTGCCAAGACTGGGATGCCTTCCAGGCCGGCCTGTGCGACACGTGCGGGAAGGGCTGCCTCCAGATGGGCTTCCACGTGAACAAAAA CCTAACGGGGACTTACTACCTGAGGACAAACAGCGCCTCGCCCTTCGCTATGGGTTAG
- the LOC123498011 gene encoding pancreatic lipase-related protein 2-like, producing MPRHGHQYVPPHVSDLTPWDVSRHVPQDGSRASLEDVRFLLWTSNNAGNDEYQTLKEGDLTTLGHFNGNDPTVVVVHGFGDHGDKGWAVTAKTELLKLGSYNVICVEWGRLAVSPWYPSAVNNVPKVGNLTAHLLDWLHEAAGMQAAEVQVVGHSLGAHVAGAIGQNLKNFRLPFITGLDPAAPEFTESPESSRLDKTDADFVQVIHTNAGGILDGCVGLTYNIGHVDFFPNGGEHQPGCTIGGSWIDLLTGGCSHAKSHKYWIESINGMPAFVSRPCSDWEHLHDGRLQCLWSGLPRHGLPRGPKIAGHLLSRNQHVPTLRYGRRLSCTVSLTMDLEGEVFE from the exons ATGCCCCGTCATGGCCACCAGTACGTTCCACCGCATGTATCTGATCTCACCCCATGGGATGTGTCCCGCCATGTCCCCCAGGACGGGTCCCGCGCCTCCCTGGAGGACGTTCGCTTCCTGCTGTGGACGAG TAATAATGCTGGCAATGACGAGTACCAAACGCTGAAGGAAGGCGATCTCACCACTCTGGGTCACTTCAATGGCAATGACccaaccgtggtggtggtgcacggcTTCGGCGACCACGGTGACAAGGGGTGGGCGGTGACAGCCAAGACAG AGCTGTTGAAGCTGGGTTCCTACAACGTGATTTGTGTGGAGTGGGGCAGGCTGGCCGTCTCGCCCTGGTACCCATCAGCGGTGAATAACGTCCCGAAG GTGGGTAATCTCACCGCACACCTGCTGGACTGGCTGCACGAGGCGGCGGGGATGCAGGCGGCGGAGGTGCAGGTCGTCGGACACTCCCTCGGGGCTCACGTGGCGGGCGCCATTggacaaaaccttaaaaacttTCGCCTTCCCTTCATCACAG GCCTGGACCCAGCCGCCCCGGAGTTCACCGAAAGCCCGGAATCTTCTCGCCTTGACAAGACCGACGCAGACTTCGTGCAGGTCATCCACACCAACGCCGGCGGTATTCTTGAC GGCTGCGTGGGGCTCACTTACAACATCGGCCACGTGGACTTCTTTCCTAACGGCGGGGAGCACCAGCCGGGCTGCACCATCGGAGGCAGCTGGATAGACCTGCTGACTG GTGGGTGCAGTCACGCCAAATCACACAAGTACTGGATAGAAAGCATCAACGGTATGCCTGCTTTCGTATCTCGTCCCTGTAGTGACTGGGAACACTTACATGACGGGCGCCTGCAATGCCTGTGGTCAGGGCTGCCTCGACATGGGCTTCCACGTGGACCGAAG ATTGCAGGGCACCTACTTTCTCGAAACCAACACGTACCCACCCTTCGCTATGGGCGACGTCTTTCCTGCACTGTGAGCCTCACTATGGATCTTGAAGGTGAAGTGTTTGAGTGA
- the LOC123498012 gene encoding pancreatic lipase-related protein 3-like, with translation MVSTLLLLLVGAMVTVTAAPQHELRASLDDVRFLLWTRSNSGDSECLDLIKGDLYSLGHFNGHDPTVVLIHGFSSHGYSGWPVHSKTELLKLGSYNVISVDWGMLAVAPWYPAAVNHVSEVGKLTAQLLDWLHEAGGMQPAGVQIVGHSLGAHVAGVIGQNLKNFRLPFITGMDPAGPDFYNMPESSRLDKTDADFVQIIHTNGGGVAEGCVGLKDSLGHVDFYPNGGDHQPGCTVGGDWMDLLTGGCSHGRSHEYWMESINGQLSFLSRPCSDWGSYTAGGCTGCGQGCLEMGFHVDRSLSGTYYLATNRNKPFAQGM, from the exons ATGGTTtcgacgctgctgctgctgctgg TTGGGGCGATGGTCACCGTCACCGCCGCCCCTCAGCACGAACTCCGCGCCTCCCTGGACGACGTGCGCTTCCTGCTGTGGACCAG GAGTAACTCTGGCGACAGCGAGTGCCTGGACCTGATCAAGGGCGACCTGTACAGTCTGGGTCACTTCAATGGCCACGACCCCACCGTGGTGCTCATCCATGGCTTCTCGAGTCACGGCTACAGCGGCTGGCCGGTGCACAGCAAGACGG AGCTGCTGAAGTTGGGTTCGTACAACGTGATCTCGGTGGATTGGGGCATGCTGGCCGTGGCGCCCTGGTACCCGGCAGCCGTCAACCACGTGTCGGAG gTCGGCAAGCTCACCGCACAACTGCTGGACTGGCTGCACGAGGCGGGTGGGATGCAGCCGGCGGGGGTGCAGATCGTGGGACACTCCCTCGGGGCTCACGTGGCGGGCGTCATCggacaaaaccttaaaaacttCCGCCTTCCCTTCATCACAG GCATGGATCCAGCCGGCCCGGATTTCTACAACATGCCGGAATCGTCTCGCCTTGACAAAACCGACGCAGACTTCGTGCAGATCATCCACACCAACGGCGGCGGCGTGGCAGAG GGCTGTGTGGGGCTCAAGGACTCACTGGGACACGTTGATTTCTATCCTAACGGCGGCGACCATCAGCCGGGCTGCACTGTGGGCGGGGACTGGATGGACCTGCTGACTG GCGGGTGCAGTCACGGCAGGTCGCACGAGTACTGGATGGAGAGCATCAATGGCCAACTCAGCTTCCTGTCTCGGCCCTGCAGCGACTGGGGCTCATACACGGCTGGAGGCTGCACCGGCTGTGGCCAGGGGTGCCTCGAAATGGGCTTCCATGTGGACCGCAG cctgAGCGGCACGTACTACCTCGCCACCAACAGGAACAAGCCCTTCGCCCAGGGGATGTAA